In one Bacillus sp. Marseille-P3661 genomic region, the following are encoded:
- a CDS encoding Cof-type HAD-IIB family hydrolase, translating into MMYKLLAINIDGTLLKSNGKLTKETKQAIQYVQEKDVYVTLVTGRNFMSANKVAKALKLDSYIISHSGAFIAKDLEEPLYEKRISEECTFNIVQVLETFKCSIRLLHERYSLGNRVKQKGNLMTKAILGSNDPLFYPIQFVDNLSDQLVDFPMSAPKIEVYFSDEEELKEVKELIIKSFPEVNVIVSGELMLDIMPANVSKEQGLRQLGQHLGIPMSETVVIADSINDIPMLEKAGLGVAMWNSPFAVKKAADWVTRSNNQNGVSYMVKEHFRKQQRVTFLREINK; encoded by the coding sequence ATGATGTATAAATTATTAGCCATCAATATTGATGGAACTTTGCTAAAATCAAATGGAAAGCTTACAAAAGAAACGAAGCAAGCCATACAATATGTACAAGAAAAGGATGTATATGTAACGTTGGTAACAGGACGTAACTTTATGTCCGCAAATAAAGTTGCTAAGGCTTTAAAATTAGATAGTTATATCATTAGCCACAGTGGTGCGTTTATTGCTAAGGACCTTGAAGAACCATTATATGAGAAACGGATATCTGAAGAATGTACATTTAATATTGTCCAAGTACTTGAAACATTTAAATGTTCTATTCGTCTTTTACACGAACGCTATTCACTAGGGAATCGTGTGAAACAAAAAGGAAATTTAATGACAAAGGCTATATTAGGTTCGAATGATCCATTATTTTATCCGATCCAGTTTGTTGATAATTTAAGTGACCAACTTGTTGATTTTCCGATGTCTGCACCTAAAATTGAAGTATATTTTTCAGATGAGGAAGAACTTAAAGAGGTTAAAGAATTAATTATAAAGTCATTTCCTGAAGTAAATGTGATTGTTAGTGGGGAGTTAATGTTGGATATTATGCCTGCTAATGTTTCAAAAGAACAAGGCTTAAGACAATTAGGTCAGCATCTAGGAATTCCGATGTCTGAAACAGTTGTAATTGCTGATTCGATAAATGATATCCCGATGCTAGAAAAAGCAGGGCTTGGGGTTGCTATGTGGAATTCGCCTTTTGCGGTGAAAAAGGCTGCAGATTGGGTTACACGTTCTAATAATCAAAATGGGGTTTCTTATATGGTTAAGGAACATTTCCGAAAACAGCAAAGAGTTACTTTTTTACGAGAAATAAATAAATAA